One Microlunatus soli genomic window carries:
- a CDS encoding DUF2264 domain-containing protein, whose translation MDDRQQLESFADKAFLALRPFATAGHARFELPGPSSHAGPISDGLEAFARSFLGVGYRLAGVDPDQPGGDDHDHAGWYAAGLIAGTDPDSAERWPALTEIAQSRVEAAAIAIALHESRSWIWDRLDDGARQRIVDWLAPSATVRYGDNNWLWFCNVTQAFLRSVGGPYDQQLIDDNIARLDSWYLGDVDGRGGWYRDGPQGTVDWYNGWVMQLFSLWYCRMSAGEPGVEALLERYRPRLSDYVDRLPGLWGGDGAPLFQGRSLIYRYATAGAAWAGAIFDAATVGAGRLRRLGLQTVRYFADRGAFDDSGLLSMGWLGRHESMRQPYSGPGSPYWASHGLAGLVLPADDSFWSAPDEPLPVDQGDTTDVIAQPGWLVSGTRADGIVRIANHGVDHGGDREDPLYNRLAYSTATAPVESAADVADNQVMLTGPAGATTRVGFERLDFDAEQGIAGSSWGPISCWSVIDSGVEVRAVRLAATADLTGQRLVISGYAIPQYPQPGARQQLRSEVRSLLGDVSARTVIHSGANAFGSGLMINYLAIEDPEPDRWYVVAVSLTESTEEPAWPTAAISDDQRLHLTWQDRVTVVG comes from the coding sequence GTGGATGACAGACAGCAGCTGGAATCCTTTGCCGACAAGGCGTTCCTGGCGCTGCGACCGTTCGCGACGGCCGGGCATGCTCGGTTCGAGCTGCCCGGCCCGTCGTCCCATGCCGGGCCGATCAGTGACGGACTGGAGGCGTTCGCCCGGTCCTTCCTCGGGGTCGGCTACCGGCTGGCCGGAGTCGATCCGGACCAGCCGGGCGGTGATGATCACGATCATGCCGGCTGGTATGCCGCGGGCCTGATCGCCGGCACCGACCCGGATTCGGCTGAACGCTGGCCTGCGCTGACCGAGATCGCCCAGTCCCGTGTCGAAGCGGCCGCGATCGCGATCGCGCTGCACGAGAGTCGATCATGGATCTGGGATCGGCTCGACGACGGCGCCCGGCAACGGATCGTGGACTGGCTGGCGCCGAGCGCCACCGTGCGCTACGGCGACAACAACTGGTTGTGGTTCTGCAACGTCACCCAGGCGTTCCTGCGATCGGTCGGTGGACCGTACGACCAACAGCTGATCGACGACAACATCGCCCGGCTGGACAGCTGGTATCTCGGCGATGTGGACGGCCGCGGCGGTTGGTATCGAGACGGACCGCAGGGGACCGTCGATTGGTACAACGGCTGGGTGATGCAGCTGTTCTCATTGTGGTATTGCCGGATGTCGGCCGGTGAGCCCGGGGTCGAGGCACTGCTGGAACGCTATCGGCCCCGGTTGTCCGACTACGTCGACCGGCTGCCGGGACTGTGGGGCGGCGACGGTGCGCCGTTGTTCCAGGGAAGATCGCTGATCTACCGCTACGCGACCGCCGGCGCGGCCTGGGCGGGCGCGATCTTCGATGCGGCCACCGTGGGTGCCGGACGGTTGCGGCGGCTGGGGTTGCAGACGGTCCGCTACTTCGCCGACCGGGGCGCCTTCGACGACAGCGGACTGCTCAGCATGGGCTGGCTCGGCCGCCACGAATCGATGCGTCAGCCCTACTCCGGTCCGGGATCGCCGTACTGGGCGAGTCACGGGCTGGCGGGCCTGGTACTACCGGCCGACGATTCCTTCTGGTCAGCTCCTGACGAACCACTGCCGGTCGATCAAGGGGACACCACCGATGTGATCGCTCAGCCAGGCTGGCTGGTCTCCGGCACCCGGGCCGACGGCATCGTCCGGATCGCCAATCACGGTGTTGATCATGGCGGTGACCGTGAGGATCCGCTCTACAACCGGCTGGCCTATTCGACCGCGACCGCTCCGGTCGAGTCCGCGGCCGACGTGGCCGACAACCAGGTGATGCTGACCGGTCCCGCCGGCGCGACCACCCGGGTCGGCTTCGAGCGACTCGACTTCGACGCCGAACAGGGGATAGCAGGTAGCAGTTGGGGCCCGATCAGCTGCTGGTCGGTGATCGACTCGGGCGTCGAGGTGCGGGCGGTCCGGTTGGCGGCGACGGCCGATCTGACCGGTCAACGCTTGGTGATCTCCGGCTATGCGATTCCGCAGTATCCACAGCCCGGCGCCCGGCAGCAGCTGCGGTCCGAGGTCCGCAGCCTGCTGGGCGACGTCTCGGCGCGGACGGTCATCCACTCCGGGGCCAACGCGTTCGGCTCGGGGCTGATGATCAACTACCTCGCGATCGAAGATCCCGAGCCGGACCGCTGGTACGTGGTAGCGGTATCGCTGACCGAGTCCACCGAGGAGCCGGCCTGGCCGACAGCCGCGATCTCCGACGACCAACGGCTCCACCTGACCTGGCAGGATCGGGTCACCGTGGTCGGGTAG
- a CDS encoding class I SAM-dependent methyltransferase codes for MTRTTDGPRLIDDAPQGTERPFLPGMGKPWLMRFYDPLAVAVGMGRRYRRLVELAELTPGQRLLDVGCGTGTVLQTVARTVPGLDLAGLDPDRRALARAARKLRRAQANSTLIHGYADRLPFEDGSLDRIVSSLALHHLQAADRERFAAEALRVLRPGGTVTVLEIAGGATEHDHQRHQHHQPAWQSLVDVSLPQLFSDAGFNDAREIDHETSRLGPLIYLRADRR; via the coding sequence ATGACCCGAACGACCGATGGTCCCCGCCTGATCGACGACGCCCCGCAAGGCACCGAGCGGCCCTTCCTGCCGGGCATGGGCAAGCCGTGGCTGATGCGCTTCTACGACCCGCTCGCCGTGGCGGTCGGCATGGGCCGGCGGTACCGGCGGCTGGTCGAGCTGGCCGAGCTCACGCCCGGGCAACGGCTGCTCGATGTCGGTTGCGGCACCGGCACCGTGCTGCAGACCGTGGCCAGGACCGTTCCCGGTCTCGATCTCGCCGGATTGGACCCGGACCGGCGGGCGCTGGCCCGGGCCGCCCGCAAGCTTCGGCGCGCGCAGGCGAACTCGACCCTGATCCACGGGTACGCCGACCGGCTGCCCTTCGAGGACGGATCGTTGGACCGGATCGTCAGCAGCCTGGCGCTGCATCATCTGCAGGCCGCCGACCGGGAACGGTTCGCGGCCGAGGCGTTACGCGTCCTGCGGCCCGGAGGAACGGTGACCGTGCTGGAGATCGCGGGTGGAGCCACCGAGCATGATCATCAACGGCACCAGCACCATCAGCCGGCCTGGCAGAGCCTGGTCGACGTGTCGCTGCCGCAGCTCTTCTCCGACGCCGGTTTCAACGACGCGCGGGAGATCGATCATGAGACCAGCAGACTGGGGCCGCTGATCTACCTCCGAGCCGATCGTCGGTGA
- a CDS encoding alpha/beta fold hydrolase gives MPSVHLPAGPIDYQDSGGTGPAIVFGHGPPMDHRAWRKVIPLLDGYRCIAPTLPMGGHRRPMNAEADLSQRGMATILADFLDALELTDVTLVLNDWGGGQFMINEGRTDRIGRLALVACEAFDNFPPVQLLRVAGAVPGGMWLLVTLMGWRPFRRMRGGYGGMSVRGLPDELLVDWFRPAAADRRIRRDFAKFAAGSPRRSTLRSWAEQWQRFTRPVLVVWADHDPLMPAEHGPRLAAHYPNAELVLIRDSATLVPEDQPEQLAALLADFASGRPVTRQVRNVQDRSD, from the coding sequence ATGCCGAGCGTGCACCTGCCCGCCGGGCCGATCGACTATCAGGATTCCGGCGGCACCGGGCCGGCCATCGTGTTCGGGCACGGGCCGCCGATGGACCATCGGGCCTGGCGCAAGGTGATACCGCTGCTGGACGGCTATCGGTGCATCGCGCCGACGCTGCCGATGGGCGGCCACCGTCGACCGATGAACGCCGAAGCAGACCTGTCCCAGCGCGGGATGGCCACCATCCTGGCGGACTTCCTTGATGCGCTCGAGCTGACCGACGTCACCCTGGTGCTCAACGACTGGGGTGGCGGCCAGTTCATGATCAACGAGGGCCGCACCGATCGGATCGGACGGCTTGCGCTGGTTGCCTGCGAGGCCTTCGACAACTTCCCACCGGTGCAGCTGCTGCGTGTCGCCGGCGCCGTCCCGGGTGGGATGTGGCTGCTCGTCACACTGATGGGATGGCGGCCGTTCCGCCGGATGCGGGGTGGTTATGGCGGCATGTCGGTCCGCGGGCTGCCCGACGAGCTGTTGGTCGACTGGTTCCGCCCGGCGGCGGCCGATCGCCGGATCCGTCGTGACTTCGCCAAGTTCGCCGCCGGCAGCCCTCGCCGATCGACGTTGCGTTCCTGGGCGGAGCAGTGGCAGCGGTTTACCCGGCCGGTGCTGGTGGTCTGGGCGGACCACGATCCGCTGATGCCGGCTGAGCACGGGCCGCGGCTGGCCGCGCACTATCCGAACGCCGAGCTGGTGCTGATCCGGGACTCGGCCACCCTGGTGCCCGAGGATCAGCCCGAACAACTCGCCGCACTGTTGGCCGACTTCGCCTCCGGTCGTCCGGTGACCCGGCAGGTCAGGAACGTACAAGACCGGTCCGACTGA
- a CDS encoding acyltransferase, whose translation MTTDVDAAALDQSYFDFSPWGFWSRADDRARDRQLDHQRRLTAAHPDWQFGERCFVSEAAAVQNDVLRLGDRSYIAGHAYLSGEVIMGRDCTINTFTVVRGKITMGDAVRIGAHTSILGFNHTMSDPDTEVFRQPISTVGVNIGSDVWIGSQVVIVDGVTIGDKAMIAAGAVVVKDVPAGAVVGGNPARLLRWRVPPVEEANEQPTPTASGDLAGRVKAFAERARSEAAAVLDRYWDGDSGWFTDKPGGPIKVRPQCDAIEVADLLTGAAPSQLPAADQLDRLRRLQDPDSGLLPEIEPDGRPGPAPRSGLVGLWDRDSAYHILAVGYALDVLGSGFEHPVRAVADAEPAELLEFLDSLPWQEKAWSAGHYIDALGTALRWNLTRDERGRPGTVEALWGALALRVDPRTGMWGGRDGEDLLQVVNGFYRASRGTYAQFGLPLPHPERVIDTVLTHARVQRYFARDRQNACNVLDVIHPLWLAGRQTDYRREDVVALASSLLSDALGHWTPEQGFGFQAPSPAAASAPATVPGLQGTEMWLSIIWLLSDTVGVAGELGYKPRGVHRPEPAVSGVVRPR comes from the coding sequence GTGACTACCGACGTCGACGCCGCCGCACTGGACCAGTCCTACTTCGACTTCTCACCCTGGGGATTCTGGTCCCGAGCCGATGACCGGGCTCGGGACCGCCAGCTGGATCACCAGCGGCGTTTGACGGCAGCACATCCGGACTGGCAGTTCGGTGAGCGCTGCTTCGTCAGTGAAGCCGCCGCGGTGCAGAACGACGTGCTGCGGCTCGGCGACCGTTCCTACATCGCCGGCCACGCCTACCTGTCCGGCGAGGTGATCATGGGCCGGGACTGCACGATCAACACGTTCACCGTGGTCCGGGGCAAGATCACCATGGGCGACGCTGTCCGGATCGGTGCCCATACGTCGATCCTGGGCTTCAACCACACCATGTCCGATCCCGACACCGAGGTCTTCCGGCAGCCGATCTCCACCGTCGGCGTCAACATCGGCTCCGACGTCTGGATCGGCTCCCAGGTGGTGATCGTGGACGGCGTCACCATCGGTGACAAGGCGATGATCGCCGCCGGCGCCGTGGTGGTCAAGGACGTACCGGCCGGCGCCGTGGTCGGTGGCAATCCGGCACGACTGCTGCGCTGGCGGGTGCCGCCCGTCGAGGAGGCGAACGAGCAGCCGACGCCGACCGCCAGCGGTGATCTTGCCGGTCGGGTGAAGGCGTTCGCCGAACGGGCTCGTTCGGAGGCGGCCGCCGTCCTGGATCGCTACTGGGACGGCGATTCCGGTTGGTTCACCGACAAACCGGGTGGCCCGATCAAGGTCCGTCCGCAGTGTGACGCGATCGAGGTCGCCGATCTGCTGACCGGCGCGGCACCATCCCAACTTCCGGCAGCCGACCAACTCGATCGGCTGCGAAGGCTGCAGGATCCGGACTCCGGGCTGCTGCCCGAGATCGAGCCCGACGGCAGGCCGGGGCCCGCCCCGCGGTCGGGACTGGTCGGGCTCTGGGACCGCGACAGCGCCTACCACATCCTGGCTGTCGGCTACGCCCTGGACGTGCTCGGCTCCGGCTTCGAACACCCCGTACGGGCGGTCGCCGACGCGGAGCCGGCGGAACTGCTGGAATTCCTGGATTCCCTTCCCTGGCAGGAGAAGGCCTGGAGTGCGGGACACTACATCGATGCGCTCGGCACCGCACTGCGGTGGAATCTGACGCGCGACGAGCGAGGTCGCCCCGGAACGGTCGAGGCGCTCTGGGGTGCACTGGCCCTTCGGGTCGACCCGCGCACCGGGATGTGGGGCGGACGCGACGGCGAAGACCTGTTGCAGGTCGTCAACGGCTTCTACCGCGCGTCCCGTGGCACCTACGCACAGTTCGGGCTGCCGTTGCCGCATCCGGAGCGGGTGATCGACACCGTCCTCACCCATGCCCGGGTGCAGCGCTACTTCGCGCGCGACCGGCAGAACGCCTGCAACGTGCTGGACGTCATCCATCCGCTCTGGTTGGCCGGCCGGCAGACCGACTACCGACGCGAGGACGTGGTCGCCCTGGCCTCGTCCTTGCTGTCCGATGCGCTCGGGCACTGGACTCCCGAGCAGGGCTTCGGATTCCAGGCACCCTCACCGGCGGCCGCATCGGCGCCGGCGACCGTTCCCGGTCTGCAGGGCACCGAGATGTGGCTGAGCATCATCTGGCTGTTGTCCGACACCGTCGGCGTGGCCGGTGAACTCGGCTACAAGCCGCGGGGGGTGCACCGACCGGAGCCGGCGGTCAGCGGCGTCGTACGGCCTCGTTGA
- a CDS encoding COG4315 family predicted lipoprotein: MGLPLLLAACSSAQQPAATKPAPSSPAASTPAASTPAPKAQGSASIMTGSVSQGTVVVDGKGMTAYIFTKDKQGSDKSNCTGDCLAAWPPITSKTADPTAEGVTGTVDTIRSLDGTYQVTVDGWPLYTYVKDKAAGDSTGQGVGGVWYMIKPDGSRISGSEPDLGGY, from the coding sequence TTGGGGTTGCCGCTGCTGCTGGCGGCATGCAGCTCGGCCCAGCAGCCCGCCGCAACCAAGCCGGCTCCCTCCAGCCCGGCTGCTTCCACCCCGGCCGCTTCCACCCCGGCCCCGAAGGCACAGGGTTCGGCGTCGATCATGACCGGCTCGGTGTCACAGGGCACGGTGGTCGTCGACGGCAAGGGGATGACCGCCTACATCTTCACCAAGGACAAGCAGGGGTCGGACAAGAGCAACTGCACCGGCGACTGCCTGGCCGCCTGGCCGCCGATCACCAGCAAGACCGCCGACCCGACGGCCGAGGGCGTCACGGGCACCGTCGACACGATCCGATCGTTGGACGGGACGTATCAGGTGACCGTCGACGGTTGGCCGCTCTACACCTACGTGAAGGACAAGGCCGCCGGCGACAGCACCGGCCAAGGCGTCGGCGGGGTCTGGTACATGATCAAACCCGACGGCAGCAGGATCAGTGGCTCCGAACCGGACCTCGGCGGCTACTGA
- a CDS encoding AraC family transcriptional regulator, which translates to MTTSDRVSAWQPGVPGIREVFHARFAEHAYPLHTHDTWTLLIVDDGAVRYDLDHREHGALQSMITLLPPQVAHDGRPARSGGFRKRVIYLDPDVIGAGLIGRAVDRPEFTDPRLRLRIDQLHAVLGSATDPLQAESRLALITDRLQWHLRDRPELPERRSDRPLAARMRDLLDDHLVDGLDLAAAAGQLGVSSTHLIRSFTDAFGLPPHRYLTGRRIERARELLLAGMAISEVAVRTGFYDQAHLTRHLRRMIGTTPAAYRSGRRIIA; encoded by the coding sequence GTGACGACCTCGGATCGCGTGTCGGCATGGCAACCGGGCGTGCCCGGGATCCGCGAAGTCTTCCATGCCCGCTTCGCCGAGCACGCCTACCCGCTGCACACCCACGACACCTGGACGCTGCTGATCGTCGATGACGGCGCGGTCCGCTACGACCTGGATCACCGTGAGCACGGTGCATTGCAGTCGATGATCACACTGCTGCCACCACAGGTCGCCCACGACGGCCGTCCGGCGCGCAGCGGCGGATTCCGTAAGCGGGTGATCTACCTGGACCCCGATGTGATCGGGGCCGGCCTGATCGGTCGTGCCGTCGACCGTCCGGAGTTCACCGATCCCCGGCTGCGGCTCCGGATCGACCAACTGCATGCCGTCCTGGGCTCCGCCACCGACCCCCTGCAGGCGGAGTCCCGGTTGGCGTTGATCACCGATCGGCTGCAGTGGCATCTCCGGGATCGGCCGGAGCTTCCGGAGCGGCGCTCGGATCGCCCGCTGGCGGCACGGATGCGGGACCTGCTCGACGATCATCTGGTGGATGGTCTGGACCTGGCTGCGGCGGCCGGCCAACTCGGCGTCAGCAGCACCCATCTGATCCGCTCGTTCACCGATGCCTTCGGTCTGCCGCCACATCGTTACCTGACCGGTCGCCGGATCGAGCGGGCGCGAGAACTGCTGCTGGCCGGGATGGCGATCTCCGAGGTGGCGGTCCGTACCGGCTTCTACGATCAGGCGCACCTGACCCGGCACCTGCGTCGGATGATCGGCACCACCCCGGCCGCCTATCGGTCCGGTCGGCGGATCATCGCCTGA
- a CDS encoding DUF4091 domain-containing protein: MSWNFVLADSLETVRPTVEPRPINRDISRSVFLAETYSFQLAFRPPATARRTSDAIKITVAGAAAEHTTLYAVDLVPATLPAFPDHDDNYLFDSPGLYPDPLVVSTDGLVEPLVGHWRSVWFDVRVDELPRSVTDAADLDLRLTVQHAGSDEQLYRDELTVTVINQRLPALDIVNTQWLHADCLLDYYGGSAFDDDHWRAIDSFVGSAARMGINGLLTPIWTPPLDTAVGTRRTPVQLVGISRRGEDYTFDFTDLERWLEILARHGIEYVELAHLFTQWGARATPAIDAEVDGELRQIFGWDVRATDPSYRHFLEQFIPALQQLLTDRWDPAKVIYHISDEPSRDHLDDYRAARAVVEDLLVGCLIADALSDYDFYTQGVVKQPIVATNHAEPFLAGGVRRPWLYYCVSQNKIVANRFIAMPPARHRVIGQQLFAADAGGFLHWGFNFYNSQHSRSAVNPYADTCADNAFPAGDPFIVYPGPDRQVRESTRHRVAAQAINDHRALQLVRDQLGRAAALELIDPDRTLSLTEYPTDADHYLATRERINEAVRRR, translated from the coding sequence ATGTCCTGGAACTTCGTCCTCGCCGACTCCCTGGAAACCGTTCGACCGACCGTCGAACCGCGTCCGATCAATCGCGACATCTCCCGCTCGGTGTTCTTGGCCGAGACCTACTCCTTCCAGCTGGCGTTCCGGCCGCCGGCGACGGCGCGCCGGACCAGTGACGCGATCAAGATCACGGTGGCCGGTGCCGCTGCCGAGCACACCACCTTGTATGCCGTCGACCTGGTGCCGGCCACCCTGCCGGCCTTTCCCGATCATGACGATAACTACCTGTTCGACAGCCCCGGCCTGTATCCCGATCCGTTGGTCGTATCGACCGACGGCCTCGTGGAGCCGCTGGTCGGGCACTGGCGCAGCGTCTGGTTCGACGTGCGGGTGGACGAGCTCCCGCGATCGGTCACCGATGCCGCGGATCTGGATCTCCGGCTGACGGTGCAGCACGCCGGCAGCGACGAGCAGCTGTATCGCGACGAGTTGACGGTCACCGTGATCAACCAACGCCTTCCGGCCCTGGACATCGTCAACACCCAGTGGTTGCACGCCGACTGTCTGCTCGACTACTACGGCGGCAGCGCCTTCGACGATGATCACTGGCGGGCGATCGACTCGTTCGTCGGCAGCGCGGCCAGGATGGGCATCAACGGCCTGCTGACCCCGATCTGGACACCGCCGCTGGACACCGCGGTCGGCACCCGGCGCACGCCGGTCCAGCTGGTCGGCATCAGCCGACGGGGCGAGGACTACACCTTCGACTTCACCGATCTCGAACGCTGGTTGGAGATCCTGGCCCGGCACGGCATCGAGTACGTCGAGCTGGCCCACCTGTTCACCCAGTGGGGTGCCCGAGCGACCCCCGCCATCGACGCGGAGGTGGACGGCGAACTCCGCCAGATCTTCGGCTGGGACGTCCGGGCCACCGATCCGTCCTATCGGCACTTCCTGGAGCAGTTCATCCCGGCGTTGCAGCAGCTGCTAACCGATCGCTGGGATCCGGCCAAGGTGATCTATCACATCTCCGACGAGCCGTCCCGTGATCATCTCGACGACTACCGTGCCGCCCGCGCGGTCGTGGAGGACCTGCTGGTCGGTTGCCTGATCGCCGACGCGTTGAGCGACTACGACTTCTACACCCAGGGTGTGGTCAAGCAGCCGATCGTCGCCACCAACCACGCCGAGCCGTTCCTGGCCGGCGGCGTACGACGCCCGTGGCTGTATTACTGCGTCAGCCAGAACAAGATCGTCGCCAACCGGTTCATCGCGATGCCACCGGCCCGGCATCGGGTGATCGGGCAGCAGCTGTTCGCCGCCGACGCCGGCGGGTTCCTGCACTGGGGCTTCAACTTCTACAACAGCCAGCATTCGCGGTCAGCGGTCAACCCGTACGCCGACACCTGCGCCGACAACGCGTTCCCGGCCGGCGATCCGTTCATCGTCTACCCCGGACCGGATCGGCAGGTCCGCGAGTCGACCCGGCATCGGGTCGCCGCGCAGGCGATCAACGATCATCGGGCGCTGCAGCTGGTGCGTGATCAACTCGGCCGTGCAGCCGCGCTGGAGTTGATCGATCCCGATCGGACCCTCAGCCTGACCGAGTATCCGACCGATGCCGATCACTACCTGGCGACCCGGGAACGGATCAACGAGGCCGTACGACGCCGCTGA
- a CDS encoding DUF2000 domain-containing protein, whose product MSTVLDHDQPLDRRLRFDTKVAVLLRDDLPTWQRLNATAFLISAIAGSNSELMGEPYVDADHVNYLPMLRQPVLVFEGDAEMIKNAHQRALRRELAMAVFTADLFHTGNDVDNRAAVARVGTAALDLVGIAVHGPRNAVDRTVKGARLHP is encoded by the coding sequence ATGAGCACCGTCCTGGACCATGATCAACCGCTGGACCGTCGGCTGCGCTTCGACACCAAGGTCGCGGTGCTGCTCCGCGACGACCTACCGACCTGGCAACGGCTGAACGCGACAGCGTTCCTGATCAGCGCGATAGCCGGCAGCAACTCCGAGCTGATGGGCGAGCCGTACGTGGACGCCGACCACGTCAACTACCTCCCGATGCTGCGGCAACCGGTGCTGGTCTTCGAGGGCGACGCCGAGATGATCAAGAACGCGCACCAACGTGCACTGCGCAGGGAGTTGGCGATGGCCGTCTTCACCGCCGACCTGTTCCACACCGGCAACGACGTGGACAATCGGGCGGCGGTGGCACGGGTCGGCACCGCGGCCCTCGATCTGGTCGGCATCGCCGTGCACGGCCCGCGGAACGCCGTCGACCGGACCGTCAAGGGCGCCAGGCTCCATCCCTGA
- a CDS encoding TetR/AcrR family transcriptional regulator encodes MTKARDEPDTRSRIRAASAELFARHGYAGTGLKHVSSAARAPFGSIYHFFPGGKDDLAEDMIRTSGPQFMQLVLDTLAERDDPAAALDHAFGVAADNLVAGDYADGCPIATMALDVASSNERLRSAAAEVFADWLEHGTAWFAGFVDDPARARDLANTLIMITEGAFLLSRAGRDPEPLYAAGRSMVTLVRSVVPSNG; translated from the coding sequence ATGACGAAGGCAAGGGATGAACCGGACACCAGGAGCCGGATCCGAGCGGCGTCGGCCGAGCTGTTCGCACGGCATGGCTATGCCGGCACCGGGCTGAAACACGTGTCCAGCGCGGCACGGGCGCCGTTCGGTTCGATCTACCACTTCTTCCCCGGCGGCAAGGACGATCTGGCCGAGGACATGATCCGGACCTCCGGCCCCCAGTTCATGCAGCTGGTGCTGGACACCCTGGCCGAGCGTGACGATCCGGCAGCGGCACTGGACCACGCCTTCGGTGTTGCCGCGGACAACCTGGTCGCCGGCGACTACGCCGACGGCTGCCCGATTGCGACGATGGCGCTGGACGTCGCCAGCAGCAACGAACGCCTCCGGTCGGCGGCGGCAGAGGTGTTCGCCGACTGGCTGGAGCACGGGACGGCCTGGTTCGCCGGCTTCGTCGACGACCCGGCCCGCGCCCGTGATCTGGCGAACACCCTGATCATGATCACCGAGGGCGCCTTCCTGCTCAGTCGGGCCGGCCGCGACCCCGAGCCGCTGTACGCCGCCGGCCGCAGCATGGTGACCCTGGTGCGGTCGGTTGTACCGTCGAACGGGTGA
- a CDS encoding AraC family transcriptional regulator, with product MTGRSSDGHPGRHRRHGTQLRTVRADGTPVYRYQPRPGMPPIGVVRFDDDHLADGPAGHRHAHDFLVLIFIESGDGEARIDGRQQILGPGDVYAVPAGQVLGSGTPTAISRCSAWAVFFTADAVIGGDAGSPLHWSRHPLLSLFAPGRSPAAGILTVPAALRADWSRWYADLQAELAEPGRLGAAQATIATLTRLLVAASRLDPNPSGAAPIDPLVTRVFEVIEARYAEPISTRDVADELGYTAGHLTTMIRERTGRTVLDWITERRMGEVRRLLAETDLSVRAIATRTGHRDGEYLTRRFRDRYGSTPLQWRQAMIRRPDR from the coding sequence ATGACAGGACGTTCGTCGGACGGCCACCCCGGCCGGCATCGCAGGCATGGCACCCAATTGCGCACCGTCCGGGCCGACGGCACACCGGTCTACCGCTATCAACCGCGGCCCGGGATGCCACCGATCGGTGTCGTCCGGTTCGACGACGATCATCTGGCCGACGGGCCTGCCGGTCACCGGCATGCGCACGACTTCCTGGTCCTGATCTTCATCGAGTCCGGCGACGGCGAGGCGCGGATCGACGGGCGTCAGCAGATCCTGGGGCCGGGCGACGTGTACGCCGTTCCGGCCGGGCAGGTGCTCGGATCCGGCACGCCGACGGCGATCAGTCGCTGCAGCGCCTGGGCGGTGTTCTTCACCGCCGACGCGGTGATCGGCGGCGACGCCGGGTCGCCGTTGCACTGGAGCCGGCATCCGCTGCTGTCACTCTTCGCCCCTGGGCGATCGCCTGCCGCCGGGATCCTCACGGTCCCGGCGGCGCTGCGTGCCGACTGGTCGCGATGGTACGCCGACCTGCAGGCCGAGCTCGCCGAACCCGGTCGGCTGGGCGCCGCCCAGGCAACCATCGCAACGCTGACCAGGCTGCTGGTGGCCGCGAGCCGACTCGATCCGAATCCGAGCGGCGCGGCCCCGATCGACCCGCTGGTGACCCGGGTCTTCGAAGTGATCGAGGCTCGCTACGCCGAGCCGATCTCCACCCGGGACGTCGCCGACGAGCTCGGATACACGGCAGGCCATCTGACGACGATGATCCGGGAACGAACGGGCCGCACAGTGCTGGACTGGATCACCGAGCGACGGATGGGTGAAGTGCGCCGCCTCCTCGCCGAGACCGACCTGTCGGTCCGGGCGATCGCGACTCGGACCGGTCACCGCGACGGCGAGTACCTGACACGCCGGTTCCGCGATCGCTACGGCAGTACGCCGTTGCAGTGGCGTCAGGCGATGATCCGCCGACCGGACCGATAG
- a CDS encoding DUF2231 domain-containing protein — protein MITVNGLPIHPLLVHFVLVLLPGASLLAILGSVWPAAQRKFTFLTPLLALVGLILVPITVTAGENLADHMGIGAAINEHATLARRILPFAIGLFVTSAGQWAYLRFVRRRTWMTVLIALLVIAAAIATTVQVVLTGDAGAHAVWGGIGGAK, from the coding sequence ATGATCACCGTCAACGGCCTACCGATCCATCCACTGTTGGTGCACTTCGTGTTGGTGCTGTTGCCGGGTGCCTCACTGTTGGCGATCCTGGGATCGGTCTGGCCGGCAGCCCAGCGCAAGTTCACCTTCCTGACCCCACTGCTGGCGCTGGTCGGGTTGATCCTGGTGCCGATCACTGTCACGGCCGGTGAGAATCTCGCCGATCACATGGGAATCGGTGCAGCGATCAACGAACACGCGACACTGGCCCGTCGGATCCTGCCCTTCGCCATCGGCCTGTTCGTCACCAGCGCCGGGCAATGGGCCTACCTGCGGTTCGTCCGGCGCCGGACCTGGATGACGGTGCTCATCGCGCTGCTGGTGATCGCCGCGGCGATCGCGACCACGGTGCAGGTGGTGCTGACCGGTGACGCCGGTGCGCACGCCGTCTGGGGCGGCATCGGCGGGGCGAAGTGA